The Sandaracinaceae bacterium DNA segment GCGCCGGCCCCGGCCCACCAGCAGCGCGCCTGGATCAGGGCGTCCGCGGGGTCCTGGTGGTAGCAGGCGCCGGTCTCGGTGCCGAGGTCGCGGGCCACGCGCTCGCCGTCGGGCGCGATCCGCACGAGCAGGACCCGGGTGTGCGGGGTCTCGTTCTCGTCGGTGCCCGCGTCCGCGAAGCGCAGCGCGATGGCGTAGCTCGACGGCGGCGCCTCCGCCTCCTCCTCGGGCTCCTCGGCGGGCGGGGTCGCGGCGCCGCAGCCAGCGAGGAGGAGCGCGCTCAGGAGCAGCACGCGGCGGAGGGGGCGGTCGAGGTCGGGTCTCATTCGTCCGCCGTGATGCCATAGGAGCGCAGCTTGCGCTGCAAGGTTCGCCGATCGATGCCGAGGCTCGACGCGGCCTTGGTGATGTTGCCGTCGAGGCGCTCGAGGGTGCGCTCGATGTGCTTTCGCTCCACCTCGGCGAGGCTGAGATCCGCGTCGGACCCGACCGGGGGGCGCGAGGGCGCGGGCGGGCGCTCGCTGCGGCGCGGGCGTCCCCCTGGCTGCGCGAAGACGCTCGCGGCGAGCATGCGCCGGACGAGTGGGCCGTCGATGGTCCGCCCCGCCGCGAAGAGCGACGCGCGCCGCAAGACGTTGAGCAGCTCTCGCACGTTCCCCGGCCAGTCGTGCGCCATCAGCGCCTCCTTGGCGTCGCTCGACAGCTCGTGCGCGGGGCCGCCGAGCCTCGACAGCAGGTGGTTGGCGAGCGGCACCACGTCCTCGGGCCGGTCGCGCATGGGCGGCAGCACGATCGGGAAGACCTGCAGGCGGAAGTACAGGTCCTCGCGGAAGCGCCCCTCACGCACCTCGGTCCAGAGATCCCGGTTGGTCGCGGCGATGATGCGCACGTCGACCGAGATCTCGCTCGTGCCGCCGATGGGCCGGATGTTCTTGGTCTCGAGCGCGCGCAGGAGCTTCGCCTGGCTCTCGAGCGGCAGCTCCGCCAGCTCGTCGATGAAGAGGGTGCCGCCGTCCGCGTCGCGGAACAGCCCGTTGCGATCCCCGGTCGCCCCGGTGAACGCGCCCTTCTTGTGCCCGAACAGCTCGCTCTCGAAGAGCTCGCGCGGCACGCACGCGGCGTTCAACGCCACGAACGGCGCCGTGCAGCGCGGGCTCGCGAGGTGCACGCGCCGCGCGACGACCTCCTTGCCGGTCCCCGTCTCCCCGTACACCGCGACGGTCGCGTCGGTCGGCCCCACCTGCGCGATGAACCCGCGCACCTCTTCCATCGCGTCGCTCACCCCGATGAGCGGCGGCGCGAACTCCGTGTCGCCGCTGCGCTGCCCCCGTGACTCCGCGATGGCCTGGTTGAGGAGCGGCGCGAGCAGGTCGGCGTCGACGGGCTTCTCCAGGAACGAGAACGCCCCGAGCTTCATCGCCTCGACCGCGGCGGCCACGGTGCCGTGCCCGGTGAGCACCACGACGCGCGTGGTGGTGCCGCTCGAGCGCCGCAGCACGTCGAGCCCGTCGAGGTCTCCCATGCGCAGATCGAGCAGCGCCGCGTCGGGAGGGTCCGCCGCGTTGAGCCGGCCGAGCGCGGGCTCGCCCCCCGGCGCCTCGTCGACGTCGTAGCCGAGGCGGCGCAGCGCCTTCTTCATCGCGAAACGGAAGCTGTCGTCGTCGTCGATGACGAGGACGGTCCCGCCGGGCGCTCGCTCGGTCGCCTCGCTCACTCCGCCGCCTCCGGGCTCCGGCCGATCTGGACCAGCCGCTCCCCACGCTCCCCCGCGGCCGGGAGCGCGACCACCGCGCGCGCGCCGCCGCCTTCGCGGTTCTCGAGGCTCATCGTCCCGTTCATCGAGGTCACCAGCATGTACGAGGTGTAGAGGCCCAGCCCCGTGCCCTTGCCGGGCGGCTTCGTCGTGGCGAAGGGCTCGAAGAGCCGCCCCTCGATCTCCGTCGGCACGCCCGGCCCGTCGTCGTCGATCACGATCTCCACCCGCGGCCCGTCGCGCCGCGCGCCCACCCGCACCCCGCCCCGCGTGCCCTCGCGCACCGCGTCGTAGGCGTTCTGCAGCAGGTTCACCATCACCTGGACGAGGTGGTCCGGGTCGGCGGCCACGGTGTGCGCGGAGAGCTCCGCGCCGACCGCCACGGGCACGTTCTTTCGCGCCCCGGCGAAGACCAGCGCGCGGGCCCGCTCGACCACCGCGCCGAGCGGCACCGCCCCGTCGATCTCGCTCGCCGTCAGGTCTCGGCCCGTCAACAGTCCCTGCGTGATGCGACCGAGGCGCCGCGTCTCGTCGTGTACCAGCGCGGCGGACTCGGAGAGATCGTCGAGGAGATCGTCGAGCATCGGCTGCTGCGGATCGCCTCCCGACTGCTTGAGCGCGGCCACCATGTCCGCGGCCAGCGTCCGGATGGTGGCCAGCGGCGTGTTCAGCTCGTGCGCGACGCCCTGCGTGACCCGCCCCAGGCTCGCCAGGCGCTCGGCGAGGATGAGGCGCCGCTCGTTCACGAGCCCCGCGGTGCGATCCACGTACAGGTTCATCACCCGCTGGCCGTCGTGATCGGCGCCGAGCGGGAAGACCTGCATCTCGTAGATGCGCTCCTCGCCCTCGAGCTTGACCGCGAACCGGCAGTGGCCGGGCTCGCCCTCGTCGAGCGCGTTGCGCACGGGGCAGACCCCGGTCACGTCCTGCTCGCACGCGCGCACGTCGCCCGGGCACGCCCAGTGATCGTGGCCCTCGGGGATGGCGGGCGCGAGCTGCTCGGCGCGCTTGTTCCGCCAGATCACTACGCCGTCCTTCTCGACGACCTCGAGCCCCGCCTCGAGCTCGTCGAGCGTGTTGGTCAGCACCTCCAGCTCGAGCGCCGCGCGCTCCCGCGCCTCGGCCAGCGCGCGCTCCCGGTGGCGGAGCTGCCGCACGGCGTGGTTCACGAGGTAGGCGACCGAGCCGACGGTGGTCGCGAAGGCGACGATCTCGGCGAAGAGGTCCCACGGCCAGACCGGGTCCCAGCGCCCGATCTGGAGCGCGGGCACGTGCTCGGTGACGAGGAGCAGGCCGGAGAACAGGAGCGCGGCGAGCGCGGCGATGACCGTCGGGCGCGCCCCGCCCAGGATGCCGACGATGGCGACGTGGAAGACGTAGTACCCGATGAACGGGGTCCGCATGCCGCCCGCGGCCCAGAGCACGACGGTGAGCACGAGCATGTCCACGACCGCCTGCCGCACCGCCTCGTGCGTGCCACGCGTGGCCACCTTCCGGTGACGCCGCCAGAGCACGAAGTTGTAGACGCCGGCGCACCCCACGGTGCCGAGCAGCACCGGCCAGCTGACGCCGGGGAAGAAGCCGAGGGACGCCACGCCGGCGGCGAAGAGGATGCCGGCGAGCGCGATCCAGCGCAGACGGATCAGCCACCGCATCCGATCGACGGAGAAGTCGTCGGGCTCGTTGCCCACGAAGGGGCGCGAGTGCCGGATGCCGAGGGCCATGGCGAGGAGGATGGGGTCGCGGCGCCGCGTTGGACAGCGCCGCGCCCCCAGTCTGCCGGCCCGGGCGTGGCTCCGCTACTCGGCCACCTACTCGGCCGAGGCGCTCAGGAGGCGGGCCGAGCGGACCGCGAGCACGTAGGCCTGGCGGGCGCGCGGATCGGACTGCACCTCCTCCACGCCCCAGCGGTGCATGTAGGCGAGGGCGGCCGCGTGCATGTCGAGCGCCGCGTAGGTGCGCTCCGAGCAGGCGTGCGCGGGCACGGGGGTGACGGTCGAGGCCCCGGCGGTGCCGAGCGCCCGCGCGCATCGGGCGAGGGCCAGCTGGGCGGTGGCGAGGGCGTCGTCCATGCGACCGGTGGCCTCGTAGGCCTCGGCCAGGCGATGCAGCGTGGCCGGCTCCTGCCGGACGTCCGCGCTCGCGGCGCCGAGGGCGGCGATGGCCAGCTGGGGACGATCGAGCGCGAGATACTGCTCGGCGAGCTCGCGCGCGAGCCGGGGATCGTCCCGGTGGGTGGCGAACGCGTCCTCGAGGGCCGCGAGCCCGTCGGCGCCGCGGGCCGCGCGATCGGCGTCGATGGCGGCCGCGGGCTCCGCGAGGGTGAGGGTGGCCCAGGTCACGAGCAGGGCACCCAAGAGGACCACGTTCACCTTCGTCTCCATCGATCTCCCTCTGGCTGCGAGCTGCGCGCGTGAGCGCCGGGTCCGTTCGACAAGGGCTTCGCGCCCAGGTTCCGCCGGGGTCCGAAAAAAATCCGGACGCCCCTCCGGAGTACGGAGCGACGTCGGCCCGTCTCCCTTGGGTTTGCGCGCGCCCCTCCGGCTCCGTACGTTCGCGCCCGTGGCCACCCCCCTCTCGCTCCCGGGCGCCAAGGCGACGCTGATCCTCTCGCTCAGCATGACCGTGCTCGGCGTGGCCGGCGTGGCCATCGGCTACGGCGAGCTCACGGGCGGGGCGATGGCGCTCGAGGCGCCTCCCGGCGCGTCCGAGGCGGCGCGCGAGGCGGCGGCGAGGCTGGAGGAGGGCCTGCGGGGCGACCCGATCGGGCACGCGCTGGGCGCGGCGAACCTGGTGGTCTCGGGCCTGCTCGTGCTCGCCAGCTTCATGCTGACGCTCCGGCGAAAGACCGCGCTCTGGTGGGCCGGCCAGGCGGTGGCGGCCAACGCGCTCTTCGCGATCGCCAAGCCGGTGGCCCGCTGCGCGACTCTGCTGCCCTTCGCGGCGGAGCTCGTGGCCTTGCAGGACGATCCGACGCTGACCACGTTCCCGGCCGAGACGGTCACCGCGATGATGCAGGGCGCCCTCGCCGGCTGGTTCGTGCTCGAGGCGCTGATCCTGCTCGCGATCTACTTCATCCTCTTCCGGCTCTCCCGGCGCGAGGCGGTCCGGGCCTTCGTCACGCGCGAGGCGCCGGAGTAGCCGCCGCCGCGAGCGCGGCGAGCAGCTCGTCCTTCCGGACCGGCTTGACCAGGTGGGCGGCGAAGCCCGCCTCGACGCTCTTGGCGCGGTCGCTGGACTGGCCGTAGCCCGTGACGGCGACGATGCGCACCGGCCCGCGCTCGAGGAGGCGCCGCCCCAGCTCGTAGCCGTCCATCACGGGCAGGCCGATGTCGACCACCGC contains these protein-coding regions:
- a CDS encoding sigma-54 dependent transcriptional regulator — its product is MSEATERAPGGTVLVIDDDDSFRFAMKKALRRLGYDVDEAPGGEPALGRLNAADPPDAALLDLRMGDLDGLDVLRRSSGTTTRVVVLTGHGTVAAAVEAMKLGAFSFLEKPVDADLLAPLLNQAIAESRGQRSGDTEFAPPLIGVSDAMEEVRGFIAQVGPTDATVAVYGETGTGKEVVARRVHLASPRCTAPFVALNAACVPRELFESELFGHKKGAFTGATGDRNGLFRDADGGTLFIDELAELPLESQAKLLRALETKNIRPIGGTSEISVDVRIIAATNRDLWTEVREGRFREDLYFRLQVFPIVLPPMRDRPEDVVPLANHLLSRLGGPAHELSSDAKEALMAHDWPGNVRELLNVLRRASLFAAGRTIDGPLVRRMLAASVFAQPGGRPRRSERPPAPSRPPVGSDADLSLAEVERKHIERTLERLDGNITKAASSLGIDRRTLQRKLRSYGITADE
- a CDS encoding ATP-binding protein: MALGIRHSRPFVGNEPDDFSVDRMRWLIRLRWIALAGILFAAGVASLGFFPGVSWPVLLGTVGCAGVYNFVLWRRHRKVATRGTHEAVRQAVVDMLVLTVVLWAAGGMRTPFIGYYVFHVAIVGILGGARPTVIAALAALLFSGLLLVTEHVPALQIGRWDPVWPWDLFAEIVAFATTVGSVAYLVNHAVRQLRHRERALAEARERAALELEVLTNTLDELEAGLEVVEKDGVVIWRNKRAEQLAPAIPEGHDHWACPGDVRACEQDVTGVCPVRNALDEGEPGHCRFAVKLEGEERIYEMQVFPLGADHDGQRVMNLYVDRTAGLVNERRLILAERLASLGRVTQGVAHELNTPLATIRTLAADMVAALKQSGGDPQQPMLDDLLDDLSESAALVHDETRRLGRITQGLLTGRDLTASEIDGAVPLGAVVERARALVFAGARKNVPVAVGAELSAHTVAADPDHLVQVMVNLLQNAYDAVREGTRGGVRVGARRDGPRVEIVIDDDGPGVPTEIEGRLFEPFATTKPPGKGTGLGLYTSYMLVTSMNGTMSLENREGGGARAVVALPAAGERGERLVQIGRSPEAAE